In one Balaenoptera musculus isolate JJ_BM4_2016_0621 chromosome 20, mBalMus1.pri.v3, whole genome shotgun sequence genomic region, the following are encoded:
- the ENPP7 gene encoding ectonucleotide pyrophosphatase/phosphodiesterase family member 7 produces MGSPAVLLAVALATLLVPASGAPIRGQGSRNKLLLVSFDGFRWNYDQDVHTPNLDAMALDGVKARYMTPAFVTMTSPCHFTLVTGKYIENHGVVHNMFYNTSSKVKLPYHATLGIQRWWDNGSLPIWITAQRQGLKTGSFFYPGGNVTYQGEAVTLSRKEGILHNYKDEVEWRANIDTVMKWFTDEGLDLVTLYFGEPDSTGHKYGPESQQRKEMVMQVDRTVGYLRDSIRNSGLESSLNLIIVSDHGMSTVNKTASDLVEFHKIANFTFKDIEFELLDYGPNGMLLPKEGRLEKVYEVLKDAHPRLHVYKKELFPKSFHYANHPRVTPLLMYSDLGYVIHGRLSVQFNNGEHGFDNSIMDMKTIFRAVGPSFKRGLEVEPFESIHVYELMCRLLGIVPEANDGLLSTLLPTLREAGDGVLSTPLTTTPSGAPLPSTCTHCASRQLQNGPMRVPPSVATGAGVCREPAREGAAGLVVVKL; encoded by the exons ATGGGAAGCCCGGCTGTCCTCCTCGCCGTGGCTCTGGCCACCCTCCTGGTTCCAGCGTCAGGGGCACCCATCCGCGGGCAGGGGTCCCGGAACAAGCTGCTCCTGGTGAGCTTCGACGGTTTCCGCTGGAACTATGACCAGGACGTGCACACCCCCAACCTGGACGCCATGGCGCTCGATGGGGTGAAGGCTCGCTACATGACTCCGGCCTTTGTCACCATGACCAGCCCCTGCCACTTCACCCTGGTCACTG GCAAATACATCGAGAACCACGGGGTGGTTCACAACATGTTCTACAACACGAGCAGCAAGGTGAAGCTGCCCTACCACGCCACACTGGGCATCCAGAGGTGGTGGGACAACGGCAGCCTGCCCATCTGGATCACGGCCCAAAGGCAG GGCCTAAAGACCGGCTCCTTCTTCTACCCGGGCGGGAATGTCACCTACCAAGGTGAGGCCGTGACGCTGAGCCGGAAGGAAGGCATCCTGCACAACTACAAGGACGAGGTGGAATGGAGGGCCAACATCGACACTGTGATGAAGTGGTTCACAGACGAGGGCCTGGACCTGGTCACGCTCTACTTTGGGGAGCCAGACTCCACGGGCCACAAGTATGGCCCCGAGTCCcagcagaggaaggagatggTAATGCAGGTGGACAGGACCGTGGGCTACCTCCGGGACAGCATCAGGAACAGCGGCCTGGAGAGCAGCCTCAACCTGATCATCGTGTCCGACCACGGCATGAGCACCGTCAACAAGACAGCCAGCGACCTGGTGGAGTTCCACAAGATCGCCAACTTCACCTTCAAGGACATTGAGTTCGAGCTCCTAGACTACGGACCCAACGGGATGCTGCTCCCCAAGGAAGGAAGGCTGGAGAAGGTATACGAGGTCCTCAAGGACGCCCACCCCAGGCTCCACGTCTACAAGAAGGAGCTCTTCCCCAAGTCCTTCCACTACGCCAACCACCCCAGGGTCACCCCCCTGCTTATGTACAGTGACCTCGGCTATGTCATCCATGGG AGACTGAGCGTGCAGTTCAACAACGGGGAGCACGGCTTCGACAACAGTATCATGGACATGAAGACCATCTTCCGGGCCGTGGGCCCCAGCTTCAAGAGGGGCCTGGAGGTGGAGCCCTTTGAGAGCATCCACGTGTACGAGCTCATGTGCAGACTGCTGGGCATTGTGCCCGAGGCCAATGACGGGCTCCTCAGCACCCTGCTGCCCACGCTCCGGGAGGCCGGCGATGGAGTCCTCAGCACCCCGCTGACCACGACCCCCTCAGGTGcacccctgccctccacctgCACCCATTGCGCCTCCAGGCAGTTGCAA